Below is a window of Bacteroidales bacterium DNA.
CGTCATCCAATAATACATTTATTGGCTCTTGTGCAGGGTTAAATAATGCAACAGGCACTGGTAATACTTTTGTGGGTTATGCAGCTGGTTTTTATAATACTACCGGCAAAAGCAACTCCGCCTTGGGAGATAGTGCGTTGGCATTAAACACCACGGGGATTTATAATACGGCCTCAGGATTATGCGCTCTTTTTTCAAATACTACGGGAAGTTATAATACCGCCACAGGAACCGGCGCTCTTTTTTCAAATACAACAGCTAATTCAAATACTGCTTTCGGGTTGCAAACTTTGTACACTAACACAACAGGATACCAAAATACAGCTCAAGGGAATCAATCACTTTATTCAAATACAACAGGATATAAAAATACATCTAATGGGAATCAGGCTCTTTTTTCAAATACAAGCGGAATTGGGAACACCGCTGTTGGATATCAGGCTCTATACAGTAATTCCACGGGGGGCTTTTACGCAAATACAGGAGCTAATGTGGCGGTAGGCTATGACGCCCTATATTACAATACCAGTGGTAACAGAAACACGGCTATTGGTGAATTCGCCTTATATGATAATACTGTAGGATATTCGAATACTGCAATTGGCTCTTGGGCTGATGTTAATTTTTCTAATTTATCAAATGCTACAGCAATTGGTTATGGGGCAGTTGTAACAGCTTCAAACCATGTCATGGTTGGTAATTATGCAGTAACTGAAATTGGAGGATTTGCAGCTTGGACTGATTATTCTGATGGACGTTTTAAATTCAATGTACATGAAAATGTTAAGGGCTTAGAATTTATTAATAAACTACGCCCAGTTACTTACCAATTGAATACACATCAGCTTGACAATTTTATTATTCAAAATATGCCTGATAGTATTAAGGCAATTCATCAGTCAGGTATGAGTTTTGCGCCATCAACGGCTATTATTCATTCAGGTTTTATTGCACAGGAAGTTGATTCGGTAGCACATGTTTGTGGCTTTACTTCATCCATAGTTCATACACCTGACAATAACGCTGACCCTTATGGATTGTCTTATGCAGAGATGGTTGTGCCGCTTGTAAAAGCTGTTCAGGAACTTAGCCATACAATAGATAGTTTGAAGGTTCATCAGAAAACAACAGATAGTTTATTAGTAGTTTTGCAAAATTGTTGTTTGCATGGGGCAATAAATAAATCCATGCAAAATAATGATAACGAAGAGGAAAATTCAACAAGCATTTATAATGTAGAACTTGCCAATAGTGCAGTTCTTTATCAAAATGCGCCCAATCCTTTTAACGATGGCACTTCAATAAAATATTTCGTACCAGATAATACAGATGCTCAAATTGTTTTTTATGATGAATTTGGCAGTCAATTAAAATTATTTAAAATAACAGAAAAAGGAATGGGGCAGTTAAATGTTTCTGCTTCAAATCTTGTAGCAGGTATGTACACTTATTCACTTGTTATTAACGATAAA
It encodes the following:
- a CDS encoding tail fiber domain-containing protein, producing the protein SSNNTFIGSCAGLNNATGTGNTFVGYAAGFYNTTGKSNSALGDSALALNTTGIYNTASGLCALFSNTTGSYNTATGTGALFSNTTANSNTAFGLQTLYTNTTGYQNTAQGNQSLYSNTTGYKNTSNGNQALFSNTSGIGNTAVGYQALYSNSTGGFYANTGANVAVGYDALYYNTSGNRNTAIGEFALYDNTVGYSNTAIGSWADVNFSNLSNATAIGYGAVVTASNHVMVGNYAVTEIGGFAAWTDYSDGRFKFNVHENVKGLEFINKLRPVTYQLNTHQLDNFIIQNMPDSIKAIHQSGMSFAPSTAIIHSGFIAQEVDSVAHVCGFTSSIVHTPDNNADPYGLSYAEMVVPLVKAVQELSHTIDSLKVHQKTTDSLLVVLQNCCLHGAINKSMQNNDNEEENSTSIYNVELANSAVLYQNAPNPFNDGTSIKYFVPDNTDAQIVFYDEFGSQLKLFKITEKGMGQLNVSASNLVAGMYTYSLVINDKVIDTKKMIKE